A stretch of DNA from Sugiyamaella lignohabitans strain CBS 10342 chromosome B, complete sequence:
AAGAACTTACAATGGCTGGACAGTCTGGTGTTTCTGGTCCTAGTATACCCGTCATTTTGACCAACATGGCCAGAGGAGGAActattatatttataactaTTGCCATGCAAGCACCGACTGCCCTCTGTCTGTATTGGTTTTCTTCCAATGCCTATTCTCTGGTTCAAAATATCCTCCTTGACAAATATCTACCTATCACTGATTCACCTCAACCGCTGCAAATATCGGCTGATACCATGAAATTAGACGACCCACGATAGAAATCTGAAAAACATGTAACGAAATGTGACATTGACGACGAATTTACGAAAACAACTTTGTATATATTAGTTTCAacatataaatatgtatataaataatagcacATTAGCATAGCATGGTCGAATCAAGGGTCTGAAaagtcaattgacaaaGATACAACTCGTCTAGAATACAGATAAAACATTTTAATGCACTTTTGAGCTTTTTGTGGCATCTCTAATCTTGAACACTGCCGTCTCTAGCGCGATAAATAACTCCCTTTCCGTGTAGATCTTGAACAATTTCATCAGGTAACCTTCCGTTCACCTTGACAGCATATAGTCCAGTCTGAAATCCATCAACTCGAAGCCACTTAGCAACCTTTAGAATTAGTTAGCATCTCTTCAATCTGTACCTGATCAAGTTTGATATACATACCCATGAAGCTCCAGTATCACATACAGCTACCTGACCTTCGAATGCTGTTTCTTGTTAGATTTACTCCTTTTGTCATGCCCTTTGCTCTCTTATCTAGCAGATTAAATCTGTATTGACTTACAAGGACTAGTACAGTCTTGCACTAAACTATCATCTGATTTGAACGCCAGAATCGACTCGCAATTAGGGCATCCGTTATGAACAAAGTCCTAAATCGTTAGGTTAGCCCCTGATTTCAACTACTGTTTAACTATGCCATCTTTCCGtcattttatttgaatagctcttgaagaactaacaaattgaaaaagcCCAAAGAGGCCATTTGGATCTGGGGAAGCGACGCCAGCAACTTGCATAGCTCTCTTTCGAGTTCAGGCAGTTAAGTAAAAGAACTGACTTACTCTAAATGGTTGGATAATACCACAAATCATACAAGCACGATCTGTCCTCGATGACATTTTATCTGCGAAACTGTACACTTGAGTTCTAATATTATTCTATTATGAATTCGTGTATGTGAACTACTAATATCGAGTTCCTAATCTCAGAATTTCATGCAGAGTAATAATACACGGCTTTAGCGCTGCCACTTTAAATATGTGAACGAAACAATGACGGTGAATCAAAGTTATATAATAGAATCTTTTAAGATATTATTCGTGAGAAATATGTCTTGATCACATAAGAGCCTAAAAATAGTTCTGTTATACCAACAATGGGATAAAGTTATGGTCCCTGGATTCTGCAAGGCACGCTATTTGCATCTCGGTTGAAATATTGGTTGTTCTTTGGAAATAATTATATTCAATgtttaaaatattaatagAAAATTATACAAATGACCTACCACCGTATTCGCTTCTGGATAGGCGGTTTGAAGTCAGGCTCTCAAACCTGCTCTTCCAGCCCTCTAGCTCCTTTTCAAGTCGTAGTGAGCTCTCTTTGGCATCTCTCGCCTCTCTTTCTGCTCTCTTGGCGGCTAGTCGCTGTGTAGACTCTTCCCCTTGAAGCATTTCCAGGGTATTCTTGAGTTTCTTTATTCTATCCTCATTCATATCGTTCTCTTCTTGTAACTTCTGTACTAGTTTATCTTTTTGACTGATCTGAGTGTACAAGTCGCGAACAGATCTATCATTGTATCTAGAAGAGCGAAGGTCATCCGCATGGCGACGCTCTTTCTCTTGTAATTGGTGTTCCAACTCTGTGACTTTTTGTCTCAAGAATTTAGACTCGTCTGCTGAATTTATTCTAAGAGATTGTGCTTCCATCTCTAGTAATTGTAAATGTagttgtttcttttctttgtcaGTCAATGCGAGTCGCTGTTGCAACTCCTCGTTGAGTTTACGCTCTTGTTCAATAGCTTTCCGGTCTTCATCTAACTGTGCTTTCGAATCACGTAGTCGCTCTAAGATTATCGACGATGCCTCTGACTGTTTCCGGAGCTCCTGGCGCAGTTCTGCAATCTCCGAATCCGGATCTTTCAAGTCACTTGATGGAACTCCTCGAATGGTCCCACTTCGGCCCAAGTTAGATGATGCGAGATCTTCAAATTCTTTAGAAATTTCGGTCAATCGAGTTTCCAATGTGCGCTTGTCCTTTTGCAGTTGATCTCTGTCGGCAGTGATGTCATTCATGGTGTTTCGCAAAGTCCGCACTTGCGAAAGTAGGGAACCAATTCTCTTCTGTGAGTCTTGGTATGCCAAGGTTGAATCTTCATTAGACTTTTGCAGTTCGGAAAGTTGCGCTTCAAGATCCGCTTTTTCAGTCTGCCAtgtctccttcttcttgagtTCCTCAATCTGTCTCTCAAGTTGGCGACGAGTACCATGTAACTCAGAATAAGATTGCTTTTGgttttcaagctcttctGAAAGGGAACGAATTTCGTCGTTATATCTCTTTCTCATAGCCTCAATGGAAGAGTGGGATAGGCTCATTTCTGAAGACCATCGGTTGTTGAAATCTTCGACCTCTTTGGAAAGGCGTTGCTGGATCTCTTTGCTATGGTTGAGATCGATAGTCTTGTCTTCTAGCTCACCCTCGAGTTTCTGGAGTTTAGCTTGGAGATCCATGATAACTTTCTCTGCTTGTCTGCATTCCTGTTTAGCAACTGTCAGAGACTCTTCAGCTTCCCGGCATTGGCTTTTGGCAAACTGCTCAGCACGAGATGCCTTCATGACAATAGTTTCGGCTGTCTCGATTTTGCTGTAGTATTCTTCAGACCGACTCTTGTACAAACGAATGCTTTCCTGTAACTCTTGGTTTCTAGATATCTCAGCATCCAGTCTAAGGGAAATCTCGGTGATCTCTTCCGAACCGTGGGCGGAACCACCCATAGTTCCATTAGACTTAAGAGCCTTCAGTTCTCTCTCAAGTCTTTGATTGGCTTGCATAGCTTCTGCGAGTTGCTCTTTGGTTCTCACGAGATTCTTAGAGGTGTCATGATATACTCCCAACAAGTCATTCTTCGAGGATTGTAGAGTCGATAGAATCTTTTCGATTTCGCTCTGACTCTTGCCTTTAATATCGACTTCTGGTCCGGCAGATAACGAAGTATTCTCTTTATTTGCCACTGACCGGTCAGCAGAAGCTAAATCAAATTTTGGAACCTGGAAATTGCCGTTGCTCAGATTAGAACTCAATGGTCTCTTAGTTGGACTTCCTCTTACTGGTGTAGGAGGAGTAGACGGATTGGTTGCAATGCTTGCCAGATCTTCTAAAAGAGCTCGTCTACTGGCGTAATACTCAGAGTCCTTATCGTCAAGAGTTTTGGCCCATCTTTGTTTAGCATCTTCCAATTGGGCTTTGAGTAATGCTTTACTCTCTTCTGCCTTTTTGCGAGCTTTTTCGGACTCCTCCAGCTTTTGAGCGAGGTCAACAAATTCTGGCACATCCTTGCTAGCCTCCTCCCAACTAACCGAACTACTTCTACTCAATCTGGGATTAACAATCTTCTGTAAAGCCAATAGCTGATCAGTTCTTTCTTGAAGTTGTCGTTTGGCCGAGTCAAGCGAAATGGTAAGCTTGCGCTTCATCACTTCGACTTCGGACCTAGAACGTCGTTCAGTCTCGCTAGAATCTTTGACTGAAGCTAGCTGTTCCTCCAAAGCACTTCTCATCCTTTCAGCGGAAAGAGCTGCCTTCTTCTCTCGGGCTATATCGTGATGcaaatcttcaatttctcTCTCCATTTTCTCCTTATGGACTTGTAACGTAGCATGCTTGAGGCAGATATCTTCAAAGTCATTTCTAACCTTTCTCTCGCTAGCTGCCAACTGGTCTCTCTCCTGAACAACTTTTGAAACTTGAGATTGGATCTCGGCCGCCATAGACTCTCGTAGCTTTTCAATTTGTGATTTTTTGCTGGAAAGCTCTGCTTGTAGTTTCTCTTTCTCCAGCTTGACAGCAGagagttgattttgaagagTATCTAGCTCTTTCGAGGTTCTAGTCTTTTCGAGCTTCCAAGATTCTTGTTTGTCCATATGGTCTTTAAGCTGCGCTTTAAGCTGCTCAATTTCTACAGTCAAAGGATTCATATTGGATTCTGCTTTGGCGATTTGCTTTTCTAACCGTTGTACATTATCTTGTTTCTCAGCAAGTTGAATGTTGAGAGCATTTACTGATTTTATTGTCTCCTCTTTTGTATTTTCAGCTCTCTTGAGCTTACTGTTTAAAGTGGTGATTTCCATCCTTAGCTTTTTGACTTCGATTGTTTTCGCTTTCTCGATCTCAAGCTCTTTCATCAAGCTcatcttttcttcctcgCTATTACCAAAGCTCTTCACCTTTTCCAAAAGTGCTTCCTTTTCAGCTTGTAGACGGTTGATAAGAGATTGCTTAGCAGCTGTCTCTCCTTTGAACTTTTCTCGCTCGGCATTtagagcttcttcttgagtGGCAGCCTTGAGCTTTAGCTCTTGAATATGTTGATCCATAAGCTTTCGACCCTGACCTTGTTTGATATCCTCAGAAATGCGCTCTTCTAATAGACGACGTGACTCTATAGCTTCCTTCTCCATGGCTTCATATTCCTTCTTAAGTTTGACAGCTTCACGCTTGGCGGAACTAAGCTCAGAATTAAGCGTTGTGTATTTTGTTACCAATTcacctttttctttatccATTTGCTTAGCCTGGTCTTGATGCTTCGCTAAGTCGGATTTGAGACCCGTAATTTCATACTCCTAGGTAAGTGGTTAGTAAAAAATTTATAGCTGTCACATTTTTAAGTGTACTTACTTTCTTTCTTATTAGTTCTTCGTAGTCGGCAGAACTATTAGTGAGCTCATCCAATTGTTCACGgatttctttcttctctttaaCTAGTTCTTGGATTTTCTTATTGGCCAAGTCATAATCAGAAGTCTTCTTGATGTGATCCTCGAGCTTTGAGTCTGATGTTTTGAGTCGCTCTTCAAGATCTGcaatcttcttttctttctccacTTGCGATCCTTTGAGGAAGCTAAGCTCTTGTGCACTAATTAGTTAGTATCAGGAAATGCCGGACGACAATGGTTATTTACTTACAGCTGTTCAGAAGCTGAACTTTCTTTGACCTGCTGGCTCTTGATAAGCTCCAGCTCTTGCTCCAGTTGTGCGATCCTTTCTTTAAGATCAACTTTCTCCTTCTCGAGCATGCCAATAAGAACAGCTCCGTTCTCAAGCTCTTTACGCCAAAGATCGGCCTGCGAGGTAacctttttcttggcctcCAGTAACTCCTCAATCTGAAGTTCCAGTCTATCAAGATCTTCAAGTGAAGTGTTAAGCTGCTCCTCTAGGGCTGCctcttgctcttgagaTCGTTTTAATATCTCATCTTTGTCCAAAACTAGCAATTTGACTCCTTCGAGTTCTTTATTTAGCTTCTCAACCTGTTGCTCTGCCTCAATATGTTTGTCTTCAAGCAAAGCTTTCTCCTCTTGAATGGATTTCATAGCGGTCTCCAACTTCTTGATTGCCTCATCTCGAGCCTTTGTTTGACCGGCATCTCGAGAAGCCATAAGCATAGGCCTGGTCTTGATGTAAAGTTTCCACCAAGGATCATCTTTGAGTTGAAGATAAATTTGCAAATTCTTCTTGATAATCTGAGTTGCCTGGGATTTAAATAGCTGCTTTCTGACTTTGATTCTTTGAAGATGACCCCTGGCAGTGGACTGGAATCGAGTTATAATGTCTCGTACCATGGCTTCTCGTCGCTCCTCAAGTTCTGCAAGAACTCCAGACTTGAAGAACACCTTTGTTAAACCAACTTTATAAAGGTTTTCATCTAAACCGAGGTTTTTGAGGATCAATTCCGATGCCTTCTGGCCTTCGATGTAACCCTTTGGCATGTTACTAACCAAGACTTCGTAACGCAATCTGAACTCGGAAAAGAAGAGCCGATTTGGATATCCTGTTCTCGCGATACGAATACCTTCCAGAACACCATTACATCTTAATTGGTCGAGAACAAGCATATTATCAAATTGTTTTGGTGCTTTCTGGTCATTGGGCACAATACATCGAACGAAATGAGGGTGAGTTGCATTCAGCTGAGCCATCAAATATGCTAATTGCTCTTTGTGACGTTGCGCAACAGTACGGAATATACCTTTCTTGACTCGGTTTCTGTGCTGAGAGCGACCAAGGTCGACTTCCTCTTTACCAATAGACTCTGCCTCATCAGAGAACAAATGGCGAACCAAAGTCTCTGAAGATTCCACGAGCAAGGCTACAACGTTTTCATTCATGGGATCCTTGTTCTTTTCCAGCCAACCATCGGTCGAGTATTCCACTTCAGCGGCATAATGGGTCAACAAAAATCCTTGATTAAGACGGGTAGGCTTGAATTTAGTTGATTTGTTAGACCATAGGTTGTTCAACTTCTCAGTGAATGATTGGTCAGTGGCACGCGGCATAACACACTCTTCATCAAGACACGAAAAAACACCCATTGGGTTAGATTTCTCGATAAGATCAATCGTGGGCTGTAAGTCATGGCCgaaatcaataaacttCCATTCAATGTTTTCTCTGGTGTATTCTTCTTGCTCGAGTACAAACATGTGGTGGTTGAAGAATTGCTGCAACTTCTCGTTGGTGTAGTTAATACAAAGCTGCTCGAAACTATTGGTTTggaaaatttcaaaaccGGCAATATCAAGAACACCAATGAACGACGTATTGTCGCTTGATCTCTCCAGGGTTTGATTAATGCGGTTAACAATGCTAGAAAAGATACGCTCGTACAAACTTTTCGCAAGAGAGTCCAGTGAATGTCTCACCTGCTCAGCTGACCGGGACTGGGTTACCCATTCACGGCCAGCCTTTACACGGGGCTTTAACAAGCTCTTCATAAACTGGTCGCTGTGAATACCCAGTAAATGTGCCACCCTCTCTAATTGCGGAATATTAAGAACTCGACCTTGATCAGTGCTTTCTGAACCAAGCTGAATATTACCAATGTGAAGTATGGCTGATATAATCCTTAGAATATCATTTACTTCTTGGGATGATAAACCCATGATCTTGAATGAAGCAAGAAGATTCTTGAACTCTTCTTTGTCGTCAACACCTTCAATGCTCTTATTGGCGTTCTTCAAATAAGAGTATGACATTACATCAGGCTCTAAAATGAGGGCTTCACGAAGATCTTTAGAGGCACCTCGAACAAGTTGATAGAAAATATGATAGTTTCGCTCTTTAGAATTCTGATAAATTACTCTGGATTTTTCCAATAAGTACCAGTAAAtagaagcaccagcaatTTGTCCGGATTTGTTAAATTCTATTCTTATGAATTTACCAAATCTTGAGGAATTATTATTTCGTACTGTCTGTGCGTTACCAAAAGCTTCCAAAATCGGATTTGCCTGAAGAATCTGTTGTTCAAAAGTAGCACCTTTGCCATTGGGTCTGTTTCTTTGCGAGGTCTTGTTTGACTCgctagcaatagcagccaAATATTGGATGACCTTTTTAGTGTTTTCAGTTTTACCGGCACCAGATTCACCTGTGACAAGGATAGACTGACTCTCATAAGTCTCGAGCATATTTCGGAATGCTTGGTCAGTTATAGAGTAAATGTGTGGGGCAACTTCGTCTCTATGCTTGTTCTTGTAAGCGTTAATAGTATCAAGACCATAAATTGGCAGGTTCTTATACGGATTTACCGCTACCAAAAATAATCCAGAGTAGGTGTAGATATTGTCAATGGAGTATCTTGTTGCCAAGTTGTGCACAACTGAGGCTTCATTGAGGAAGGTTAACTCGGCCATATCATTAGCACGATCAAATTGAGGAGGGTTTACCTTTTCTACTTCATCGTATTTGACAGTCCGGTCCTAGATTGATCTGTTAGTTTTCTCATTGGTTTGAACAGATTTACTACAATACTTACAGAATCATCGGTACAGCGCACATGAAGAGTATTACCATTGTCCGATTCAGAGACTATAAAGCCTTTGATGAATCCGAGAGTTTCATCAGGAACCCAGACCCACTTCTTAGATGCAAATTCTGCATCTTGGACAGTGGAATCTGAAGCAATGTCAATGGTACCGTGTTGAGATTCACCATTTTTTGCTCTCAGAATTTGCGAGATGCTGGGGACTATCGATGATGGAGAAAAAGTGTGTGTCTGGTCAGCGACCCGCTTAGGTGTCGAAACTTTCGACGAAGCAGGGCTCCTGACAGTCATACTACTGGgtatcaaaaatatataatctGTGTGGAAATGATAGTATGGTCTAAGTGAAACTGGGGTCTATTTACATTTACTTGAAGAAGTAAATAAGAGGGTGCATGATCTGGTTGCCACGGTAACAGCCACCTGCAATGAGGCGATAATTAAAAATCGCCGCACATGTGAAGATCTGTTTACCCATGGCATATGCATcttcttatttatagatACGTGAAAAGCTGTGGGGGAACAGGTGAATATAGAATTTAAGGGATATCAAGTGCAAAATCAACTAGACAATTAATGTTCGGTTACAGTGGcaccatcatcagcagGTTCCAACAACTTCCAGGTACATtggatcttttctttggcgAATCGAGCGAGAATTTCTTGGGCAATTTCTTCAAATCGTTCAGTAGCAAGTGCTAAAATTGTCggaccagcaccagaaagACAGATGCCCAATAAACCTGGATGAGTTTTAGGAGTGACTGAGGCAAGGATTTCTGTTAATCCAGGTACTAAAGTCTTACGGTATGGCTGATGAAGCTTGTCTTGCATGGCAGGGTAGATCAAATCAGCATCGGGAGGAGATCTAGTAAGGGCAGTAGTGAGTACTGATAAACGTTGGAGGTTGAAAATAGCGTCCTTACGGGTGTAAGCAGTTGGTAAGACGTCACGTGAAGTGGCCGTTGAGAGTTCGAAGTTAGGAATGATAGCAATAGCCTTGATCTCTTTTGCCCAACCATATTTGATATGATGACCGATATTCATTGGCGGTTCAGGAGGAACTAATCCAGtatcagcaccaccagctggttctggtaaAACTTCAGCAAGCGGGATTTCAATACGTTCTAGATCAGCAGCACTGAGTTCGCGCAAGTATGAACCAACAAAACCTCCCATCATAGCAGCAGTGATATTATCGGGATGTCTCTCAATCATCAAACAGTAATCAAGCATTCTCTGCTTAGAAAATCCTAATTTTCCAATCTCATTACCAAGAATAACACCTGCTACCACGGCAGCACCTGATGAACCTAGACCACGACCGAGAGGAATGGGATTGTTCACATTAACATGAGTACCAGTAGGAAAAGTACGAATGCCATTACATCTTAAAACATATAGAGCAGTACGGGTTATTAAATTGTTGTCTGCTACGAGTGGTACACTCTCGGCACCCTCTCCTTCATAGGTGATTTTGCAGTTGTGAGGGTCTTCATACGAAACAGCTGGGTCGATTTTAACATCCAACTTAAGATATAGCGTCAGCGAGATTCCTAACACATCAAACCCTGGTCCAATGTTGGCGGATGAAGCTGGAACTGAAATTGTGAACGAACGAGTCATTTTTTATCTATACTTTGTGAAAAGTGACTAGGAATCGTGCAACAGTGAATGTTTCAACTGTGCGATCGGCAGCATCAACTGATAGGCAATCAGTCATATCCTCGATGCAGCACAGCCGTGCAAGGGCCCAATCACCTAGTTATTCATATCCCAAGATA
This window harbors:
- the MYO1 gene encoding myosin 1 (Type II myosin heavy chain; required for wild-type cytokinesis and cell separation; localizes to the actomyosin ring; binds to myosin light chains Mlc1p and Mlc2p through its IQ1 and IQ2 motifs respectively; GO_component: GO:0005935 - cellular bud neck [Evidence IDA] [PMID 9442111]; GO_component: GO:0005935 - cellular bud neck [Evidence IDA] [PMID 9732290]; GO_component: GO:0000142 - cellular bud neck contractile ring [Evidence IDA] [PMID 9442111]; GO_component: GO:0000142 - cellular bud neck contractile ring [Evidence IDA] [PMID 9732290]; GO_component: GO:0000131 - incipient cellular bud site [Evidence IDA] [PMID 9732290]; GO_component: GO:0016460 - myosin II complex [Evidence IPI] [PMID 15210731]; GO_component: GO:0016459 - myosin complex [Evidence IEA,IEA]; GO_function: GO:0005524 - ATP binding [Evidence IEA,IEA]; GO_function: GO:0003779 - actin binding [Evidence IEA]; GO_function: GO:0000146 - microfilament motor activity [Evidence ISS] [PMID 9519900]; GO_function: GO:0003774 - motor activity [Evidence IEA]; GO_function: GO:0000166 - nucleotide binding [Evidence IEA]; GO_process: GO:0000915 - actomyosin contractile ring assembly [Evidence IMP] [PMID 9732290]; GO_process: GO:0000916 - actomyosin contractile ring contraction [Evidence IMP] [PMID 16148042]; GO_process: GO:0000916 - actomyosin contractile ring contraction [Evidence IEP] [PMID 9442111]; GO_process: GO:0000916 - actomyosin contractile ring contraction [Evidence IEP] [PMID 9732290]; GO_process: GO:0007109 - cytokinesis, completion of separation [Evidence IMP] [PMID 12589071]; GO_process: GO:0007109 - cytokinesis, completion of separation [Evidence IMP] [PMID 3322809]; GO_process: GO:0007109 - cytokinesis, completion of separation [Evidence IMP] [PMID 9732290]; GO_process: GO:0008152 - metabolic process [Evidence IEA]) → MAELTFLNEASVVHNLATRYSIDNIYTYSGLFLVAVNPYKNLPIYGLDTINAYKNKHRDEVAPHIYSITDQAFRNMLETYESQSILVTGESGAGKTENTKKVIQYLAAIASESNKTSQRNRPNGKGATFEQQILQANPILEAFGNAQTVRNNNSSRFGKFIRIEFNKSGQIAGASIYWYLLEKSRVIYQNSKERNYHIFYQLVRGASKDLREALILEPDVMSYSYLKNANKSIEGVDDKEEFKNLLASFKIMGLSSQEVNDILRIISAILHIGNIQLGSESTDQGRVLNIPQLERVAHLLGIHSDQFMKSLLKPRVKAGREWVTQSRSAEQVRHSLDSLAKSLYERIFSSIVNRINQTLERSSDNTSFIGVLDIAGFEIFQTNSFEQLCINYTNEKLQQFFNHHMFVLEQEEYTRENIEWKFIDFGHDLQPTIDLIEKSNPMGVFSCLDEECVMPRATDQSFTEKLNNLWSNKSTKFKPTRLNQGFLLTHYAAEVEYSTDGWLEKNKDPMNENVVALLVESSETLVRHLFSDEAESIGKEEVDLGRSQHRNRVKKGIFRTVAQRHKEQLAYLMAQLNATHPHFVRCIVPNDQKAPKQFDNMLVLDQLRCNGVLEGIRIARTGYPNRLFFSEFRLRYEVLVSNMPKGYIEGQKASELILKNLGLDENLYKVGLTKVFFKSGVLAELEERREAMVRDIITRFQSTARGHLQRIKVRKQLFKSQATQIIKKNLQIYLQLKDDPWWKLYIKTRPMLMASRDAGQTKARDEAIKKLETAMKSIQEEKALLEDKHIEAEQQVEKLNKELEGVKLLVLDKDEILKRSQEQEAALEEQLNTSLEDLDRLELQIEELLEAKKKVTSQADLWRKELENGAVLIGMLEKEKVDLKERIAQLEQELELIKSQQVKESSASEQL
- the THR1 gene encoding homoserine kinase (Homoserine kinase; conserved protein required for threonine biosynthesis; expression is regulated by the GCN4-mediated general amino acid control pathway; GO_component: GO:0005575 - cellular_component [Evidence ND]; GO_function: GO:0005524 - ATP binding [Evidence IEA,IEA]; GO_function: GO:0004413 - homoserine kinase activity [Evidence IEA,IEA]; GO_function: GO:0004413 - homoserine kinase activity [Evidence IDA] [PMID 2165904]; GO_function: GO:0004413 - homoserine kinase activity [Evidence ISS] [PMID 8973190]; GO_function: GO:0016301 - kinase activity [Evidence IEA]; GO_function: GO:0000166 - nucleotide binding [Evidence IEA]; GO_function: GO:0016740 - transferase activity [Evidence IEA]; GO_process: GO:0008652 - cellular amino acid biosynthetic process [Evidence IEA]; GO_process: GO:0009092 - homoserine metabolic process [Evidence IDA] [PMID 2165904]; GO_process: GO:0006549 - isoleucine metabolic process [Evidence TAS] [PMID 8973190]; GO_process: GO:0006555 - methionine metabolic process [Evidence TAS] [PMID 8973190]; GO_process: GO:0016310 - phosphorylation [Evidence IEA]; GO_process: GO:0009088 - threonine biosynthetic process [Evidence IEA,IEA]; GO_process: GO:0009088 - threonine biosynthetic process [Evidence IMP] [PMID 17247984]; GO_process: GO:0006566 - threonine metabolic process [Evidence IEA]), whose protein sequence is MTRSFTISVPASSANIGPGFDVLGISLTLYLKLDVKIDPAVSYEDPHNCKITYEGEGAESVPLVADNNLITRTALYVLRCNGIRTFPTGTHVNVNNPIPLGRGLGSSGAAVVAGVILGNEIGKLGFSKQRMLDYCLMIERHPDNITAAMMGGFVGSYLRELSAADLERIEIPLAEVLPEPAGGADTGLVPPEPPMNIGHHIKYGWAKEIKAIAIIPNFELSTATSRDVLPTAYTRKDAIFNLQRLSVLTTALTRSPPDADLIYPAMQDKLHQPYRKTLVPGLTEILASVTPKTHPGLLGICLSGAGPTILALATERFEEIAQEILARFAKEKIQCTWKLLEPADDGATVTEH